From Senegalia massiliensis, a single genomic window includes:
- a CDS encoding ATP-binding protein: protein MIKWNNFKKRINISLMDVIFSFFSLSYIIVGFRITLSLVIFPVLLNLYKGLNPIITSVFTGMTGVIFRSLFMTLDGKSFIYAFKQSYPEVIFHLVYGLTYYFLYYRRKETSHFFWFITVVLCDLFANLSEVIFRIFIYSDIGFEINIKSLILIALIRGGLAFIILLSIHYYNLFTVKKEHAERYRRLVILSSELESEVYYMNMNNNYIENVMNNAYNLYEKLENDDDKKMALMISKDVHEIKKNYSRVIDGIESIMEDKIRYKFMTLYSIMDILKKNIDMYIEKNNLNIDLNVYIKEDINIYKHYYIMSVFRNLIMNAIESIGKNNGIINFRYTKENNKHVFIIEDNGPGIKESNINYIFESGFSTKFNKGSGNIKRGIGLTVVNDIVKKEFRGNIEVSSNSKSTKFIITIPIEEME, encoded by the coding sequence ATGATTAAGTGGAATAACTTTAAAAAAAGAATAAATATTTCATTAATGGATGTAATATTTTCTTTCTTTTCTCTAAGCTATATAATAGTTGGTTTTAGAATAACGCTTTCTTTGGTTATTTTTCCAGTTCTTTTGAATTTATATAAAGGGCTTAATCCAATAATAACATCAGTATTTACAGGAATGACAGGTGTGATTTTCAGAAGTTTGTTTATGACATTAGATGGAAAATCCTTCATATATGCTTTTAAACAAAGTTATCCTGAAGTTATATTTCATCTTGTATATGGATTAACATATTATTTTTTATATTATAGGAGAAAAGAAACTTCTCATTTCTTTTGGTTTATAACTGTTGTATTATGTGATTTATTTGCTAATTTATCAGAGGTTATATTTAGAATATTTATATATTCTGATATAGGATTTGAAATAAATATAAAATCACTAATATTAATAGCTTTAATTAGAGGAGGACTTGCTTTTATAATATTATTATCTATACATTACTATAATCTTTTTACAGTAAAAAAGGAGCATGCAGAAAGATATAGAAGATTAGTCATACTTTCATCAGAGTTAGAAAGTGAAGTTTATTATATGAATATGAATAACAATTATATCGAAAATGTGATGAATAATGCTTATAATTTATATGAAAAGTTAGAGAATGATGATGATAAAAAAATGGCTCTTATGATATCTAAAGATGTACATGAAATAAAGAAGAATTATAGTAGAGTAATTGATGGAATAGAATCTATTATGGAAGATAAAATAAGATATAAATTTATGACTCTATATTCAATAATGGATATTTTGAAAAAAAATATTGATATGTATATAGAAAAAAATAATTTGAATATAGATTTAAATGTTTACATAAAAGAAGATATTAATATCTATAAACATTACTATATTATGTCAGTATTTAGAAATTTAATAATGAATGCAATAGAATCTATAGGAAAAAATAATGGAATTATTAATTTTAGATATACTAAAGAAAATAATAAACATGTATTTATAATAGAAGATAATGGTCCGGGTATAAAAGAAAGTAACATAAATTATATATTTGAATCAGGATTTTCTACTAAATTTAATAAAGGTTCAGGTAACATTAAAAGAGGAATAGGATTAACTGTTGTAAATGATATTGTTAAAAAAGAATTTAGAGGAAATATAGAAGTAAGTTCAAATTCTAAATCTACAAAATTTATTATAACAATACCAATAGAAGAGATGGAGTGA
- a CDS encoding YgiT-type zinc finger protein: MDNKLRCFLCGEELKEGISDVRAGWGRYRVRFYGVRALICEGCGDTIFSKYDVYIVQSLSKLFLELSFENRPKKMDLTNIYDLFIEDKNLIHSIDINNLNLYEEEGIFSFDRREIEVYLNNNIMHA; encoded by the coding sequence ATGGACAATAAATTAAGATGTTTTTTATGCGGTGAAGAATTAAAAGAAGGTATTTCTGATGTAAGAGCAGGTTGGGGAAGATATAGAGTAAGATTTTATGGAGTTAGAGCATTAATATGTGAAGGTTGTGGGGATACTATATTTAGCAAATATGATGTATATATTGTACAGAGTCTATCTAAATTATTTTTAGAACTATCATTTGAAAATAGACCTAAAAAAATGGATTTAACTAATATATATGATTTATTTATTGAAGATAAAAATTTGATCCATTCTATAGATATTAATAATTTAAATCTATATGAAGAAGAAGGGATATTTAGCTTCGATAGAAGAGAGATAGAAGTATATTTAAATAATAATATTATGCATGCTTAA
- a CDS encoding DUF4258 domain-containing protein, producing the protein MELDLVKKEFSNEQDYIIESTKRDSLYYSKHAIERMCQRGIEVEDVEGSASLGDPIEKQYHGKDIKFLFQQPKSQDPKYYSVVALAIPPLVISVCHFKEDVWEMVDGIMRRKEENGQ; encoded by the coding sequence GTGGAATTAGATTTAGTAAAAAAAGAATTTAGCAATGAACAAGATTATATAATTGAATCTACAAAAAGAGATTCTTTATATTATAGTAAGCATGCCATAGAAAGAATGTGTCAAAGGGGAATAGAAGTTGAAGATGTAGAGGGAAGTGCTTCACTTGGAGATCCTATAGAAAAACAATATCATGGTAAAGATATAAAGTTTTTATTTCAGCAACCAAAATCACAAGATCCTAAATATTATTCTGTAGTTGCTTTAGCAATACCACCTTTAGTAATATCAGTTTGTCATTTCAAAGAAGATGTATGGGAAATGGTAGATGGAATTATGAGGAGGAAAGAAGAAAATGGACAATAA
- a CDS encoding ABC transporter permease: MKSSKNIYAITIILLFWYILYFIVDLPVVPRPHDAIITFIKLFPMTLSKHILISLFRIFISTSIALIVGVTIGLITGMNNKIDKLITPIIYTLYPVPKIAFLPVFMILLGIGDLSKVVLIIVIIIFPIIVTTRDGVKELSNELFYSVRSLGLSKYQIYRHMIIPGVMPNIITALRISIGTSIAVLFYAENFATEYGIGYFIMNKWITVDYLEMFSGILALSIMGFGIFKLIDIIENRLCKWVKLQKIKN, encoded by the coding sequence ATGAAGAGTAGTAAAAATATTTATGCTATAACAATAATTTTATTATTTTGGTATATACTTTATTTTATAGTAGATTTACCTGTAGTTCCTAGACCTCATGATGCTATTATAACCTTTATAAAATTATTTCCTATGACATTATCTAAACATATATTAATAAGTCTTTTTAGAATATTTATATCTACCTCAATAGCTTTAATTGTTGGAGTAACCATTGGATTAATTACAGGAATGAATAATAAAATAGATAAATTAATTACACCAATAATTTATACTTTATATCCTGTACCTAAAATAGCATTTTTACCAGTATTTATGATACTGTTGGGAATTGGCGATTTGTCAAAAGTAGTTTTAATAATAGTAATAATTATATTTCCAATTATCGTAACTACTAGAGATGGAGTAAAAGAATTATCTAATGAATTATTTTATTCAGTAAGGTCATTAGGACTTTCTAAGTATCAAATATATAGACATATGATAATACCTGGAGTAATGCCTAATATAATAACAGCTCTAAGAATAAGTATTGGTACAAGTATTGCTGTATTATTTTATGCAGAGAACTTTGCTACTGAATATGGGATAGGTTATTTTATAATGAATAAATGGATAACTGTAGATTATTTAGAGATGTTTAGTGGTATATTAGCTTTGAGTATAATGGGTTTTGGAATCTTTAAATTAATTGATATAATAGAAAATAGGTTATGTAAATGGGTGAAGTTACAAAAAATTAAAAATTAA
- a CDS encoding ABC transporter ATP-binding protein, with amino-acid sequence MIEVKDLVVKYGDEVAINKMNLSVEKNATCAIIGASGCGKTTLLYSVAGLVFPDEGSIYIDGIKNNGIRKNTAVILQNHGLLPWKTVWENVALGLKARGIVKEKINEKVESILKELSIYDYKDKYPIELSGGQSQRVGICRALAINPDLLLMDEPTSALDQMTKEKLQNLVLKIYKNKPLTIVFVTHNIEEAVFLGQKIVIMNHGNVKSIINNPYFGEEQSRNQIEFYKMCLRVRKLLEEDRYYEE; translated from the coding sequence ATGATAGAGGTTAAAGATTTAGTAGTAAAATATGGTGATGAAGTAGCTATAAATAAGATGAATTTATCTGTAGAGAAAAATGCTACTTGTGCTATAATAGGTGCTTCTGGTTGTGGTAAAACAACATTACTATATTCTGTTGCTGGTCTAGTTTTTCCTGACGAAGGAAGTATATATATAGATGGAATTAAAAATAATGGTATTAGAAAAAATACTGCTGTTATACTTCAAAATCATGGGTTATTACCATGGAAAACTGTATGGGAGAATGTAGCTTTAGGACTAAAAGCTAGAGGAATAGTTAAGGAAAAAATAAATGAGAAGGTTGAAAGTATATTAAAGGAGTTATCAATATATGATTATAAGGATAAATATCCTATAGAATTAAGTGGTGGGCAAAGTCAACGAGTAGGTATATGTAGGGCTTTAGCTATAAATCCTGACTTGTTATTAATGGATGAACCAACTTCTGCACTAGATCAAATGACAAAGGAAAAATTACAAAATCTTGTACTTAAAATATATAAAAATAAACCTTTAACTATAGTTTTTGTAACTCACAATATAGAAGAAGCAGTATTTTTAGGACAAAAAATTGTTATTATGAATCATGGAAATGTTAAAAGCATAATAAATAATCCTTATTTCGGGGAAGAACAATCAAGAAATCAGATAGAATTTTATAAAATGTGTTTAAGAGTAAGGAAACTTTTAGAAGAGGATAGATATTATGAAGAGTAG
- a CDS encoding ABC transporter substrate-binding protein, which produces MNKKILMVLLITSIIFTIVGCNNNEEEISSLKIGVMPAVDSAPIFVAEEIGYFEQENLDMDIKVYTNAVNRESALQSGQLDGAMTDLIAFVNNINNDFKIKITTSTDGKFPFLVKKGFEEKETIDIGMMEVSVSNFLSEQYLSSKYEMNKIFIPEIPTRLEMIKSGKMDMAIIPEPMASMGELGGLEKRVYENKEEFTPEAMVFTYDAISEKEEAISKFHRAYNKGVKYIKENEKESRRILIDKLELNPEIIDNIDMPEYNMARLPSSEYMNKVIQWVEKVNGEKINIEYDDMVEGKFLD; this is translated from the coding sequence ATGAATAAAAAAATATTAATGGTTTTATTAATTACTAGTATTATATTTACTATTGTAGGTTGTAATAATAATGAAGAAGAGATTTCATCATTAAAAATAGGAGTAATGCCAGCAGTTGATTCAGCTCCAATATTTGTAGCTGAAGAAATAGGATATTTTGAACAAGAAAATTTAGATATGGATATAAAAGTATATACAAATGCAGTTAATAGAGAAAGTGCATTACAGAGTGGACAATTAGATGGAGCTATGACAGATCTTATTGCTTTTGTTAATAATATTAATAATGATTTTAAGATAAAAATAACTACTAGTACAGATGGGAAATTTCCGTTTCTTGTAAAGAAAGGATTTGAAGAAAAAGAAACTATTGATATAGGTATGATGGAAGTAAGTGTATCTAATTTCTTATCTGAACAATATTTATCTTCTAAATATGAAATGAATAAGATATTTATACCTGAGATTCCAACACGTTTAGAAATGATTAAGTCAGGAAAGATGGATATGGCAATAATTCCTGAGCCTATGGCATCTATGGGTGAATTAGGAGGATTAGAGAAGAGAGTATATGAAAATAAAGAAGAATTCACACCTGAGGCAATGGTATTTACTTATGATGCAATTTCTGAGAAGGAAGAAGCTATATCAAAATTTCATAGAGCGTATAATAAAGGAGTAAAATATATTAAAGAAAATGAGAAAGAATCTAGGAGAATATTGATAGATAAATTAGAATTAAATCCTGAAATAATAGATAATATTGACATGCCTGAATATAATATGGCTAGATTGCCTTCTTCTGAGTATATGAATAAAGTTATTCAATGGGTTGAAAAAGTGAATGGTGAAAAGATAAATATTGAATATGATGATATGGTAGAAGGGAAGTTTTTGGATTAA
- a CDS encoding prenyltransferase has product MIHSKTITTNINRKNIKDIWIASRPLSLTLALYSTTLGIVIAYNERFLFKSEFIAMDIWKIFLVTIAGLLIQTATNFINDFFECEYKYREQSDIKYKFLGKQRTKFDILIFLLGIGCFLITMGIGLYIMLISTPKLMIIGLIGVIGGYSYTGEPIVYKKRGLGTPLSFILMGPLMVFGSYLVFSEHFSLSPIIIGLPVSLMIPLLMMSNEIRDYKRDKSLGINTLTVRMGYRFGKILFLTLLILPYFLTTLYVLLNILPIWTLFIYLTIPLAIKSYKNVSVSKKEGVPITNKLHLIFGLITIISLII; this is encoded by the coding sequence ATGATTCATTCTAAAACTATTACAACAAATATTAACAGAAAAAATATTAAAGATATTTGGATTGCTTCAAGACCTTTATCTTTAACACTAGCTTTATATTCTACTACATTAGGTATTGTAATTGCATATAATGAAAGGTTCTTATTTAAATCTGAATTTATAGCTATGGATATATGGAAAATATTCTTAGTAACTATTGCTGGATTACTTATCCAAACTGCAACTAATTTTATAAATGATTTTTTTGAATGTGAATATAAATATAGAGAACAAAGTGATATCAAATATAAATTTTTAGGTAAACAAAGGACAAAATTTGATATATTAATCTTTTTATTAGGAATTGGATGTTTTCTTATAACTATGGGAATTGGTCTTTATATAATGTTAATTTCTACACCTAAGCTTATGATAATAGGATTAATAGGAGTTATAGGAGGATATTCATATACTGGAGAACCTATAGTTTATAAAAAAAGAGGACTTGGAACTCCTTTATCATTTATTTTAATGGGACCATTAATGGTATTTGGAAGTTATTTAGTTTTTTCTGAACATTTTTCATTAAGTCCAATAATTATAGGACTTCCAGTTAGTTTAATGATACCTTTATTAATGATGAGTAATGAAATAAGAGATTATAAAAGAGATAAATCTCTAGGTATAAATACTTTAACAGTAAGAATGGGTTATAGATTTGGAAAAATATTATTTTTAACTTTATTAATCCTACCTTATTTTTTAACGACTTTATATGTATTATTAAATATTTTACCAATATGGACGTTATTTATATATTTAACCATACCCTTAGCTATAAAATCCTATAAAAATGTATCTGTATCAAAAAAAGAAGGTGTCCCTATCACAAATAAACTCCATCTTATATTCGGATTAATAACTATAATTTCATTAATTATATAA
- a CDS encoding YfcC family protein, with translation MKFKMPTAYTILVAIIIVVAILTWIVPAGEYELGEDDAPIPGTYQELPEEETTPQGPFDVMMAPIRGFYDAIDVALFVLVIGGFLGVVMKTGAIDAGIAKVVETFKGRENWMIIILMALFSIGGSTYGMAEETIAFYPLILPVFIAAGYDAVTAVSVILLGAGVGVLGSTVNPFATGIASGFADVALGKGILIRLIMLVAGLILAILYTTRYAKKVKDDPSKSLVADMGESNKEYFLGKKDEGEFPELTGKRLFILVLFALTFAIMIYGVLPLEDFGIEAIPTLWWWFPELTALFLVAAIIIGFIHAFGEDDFGEEEFIDSFVTGAKDLLGVALIVGVSRGITVVMNAGNITSTVLHAGETTLSEAGRIPFIILTYLFYIPLSFLIPSTSGLATVSMPIMAPLGDFANVARSLVITAYQSASGIVNLVTPTSAVVMGGLAIGRVPYGKWLKYVWKFLVLIFIMTILALILGLYI, from the coding sequence ATGAAGTTTAAAATGCCTACGGCATACACAATTCTTGTAGCAATCATAATAGTAGTAGCTATTTTAACCTGGATTGTTCCTGCAGGTGAATATGAATTAGGAGAAGATGATGCTCCAATTCCAGGAACTTATCAAGAATTACCAGAAGAAGAGACTACACCACAAGGACCATTTGATGTAATGATGGCACCTATTAGAGGTTTTTATGATGCTATAGATGTAGCGTTATTCGTACTTGTAATTGGTGGATTCTTAGGAGTAGTTATGAAGACGGGGGCTATTGATGCGGGTATTGCAAAAGTAGTTGAAACCTTCAAAGGAAGAGAAAATTGGATGATAATTATACTGATGGCTCTTTTCTCTATAGGTGGAAGTACTTACGGAATGGCAGAAGAAACTATAGCTTTCTATCCTTTAATACTACCAGTATTTATAGCAGCAGGTTATGATGCTGTTACTGCAGTATCAGTTATATTACTAGGTGCTGGTGTCGGAGTACTTGGTTCTACAGTAAATCCATTTGCAACAGGAATAGCTTCAGGCTTTGCAGATGTTGCATTAGGTAAAGGAATACTTATAAGACTTATTATGTTAGTAGCAGGATTAATTTTAGCTATTCTTTATACTACTAGATATGCTAAAAAAGTTAAAGATGATCCTTCTAAATCTCTTGTTGCAGATATGGGAGAAAGCAATAAAGAATATTTCTTAGGTAAAAAAGATGAAGGTGAATTTCCAGAACTAACAGGTAAAAGATTATTTATATTAGTTTTATTTGCACTTACATTTGCTATAATGATTTATGGTGTATTACCATTAGAAGATTTTGGAATAGAAGCAATTCCTACATTATGGTGGTGGTTCCCAGAATTAACAGCATTATTCTTGGTAGCAGCAATTATAATAGGATTTATACATGCATTTGGTGAAGATGATTTTGGCGAAGAAGAATTTATTGATTCTTTTGTAACAGGAGCTAAAGATCTTTTAGGTGTTGCTCTAATAGTTGGTGTATCTAGAGGTATAACTGTAGTAATGAATGCAGGTAATATAACATCTACAGTACTACATGCTGGAGAAACTACACTTTCAGAAGCAGGACGTATACCGTTTATAATTTTAACATATTTATTCTATATACCATTATCATTCTTAATACCATCAACATCAGGTTTAGCTACAGTATCAATGCCTATTATGGCACCACTTGGAGATTTTGCTAATGTTGCAAGATCATTAGTAATAACAGCTTACCAATCAGCATCAGGTATAGTTAACTTAGTAACTCCAACATCTGCCGTTGTAATGGGTGGTTTAGCAATAGGGAGAGTACCTTATGGTAAATGGCTAAAATATGTATGGAAATTCTTAGTGTTAATATTTATAATGACAATATTAGCTTTAATATTGGGATTATATATTTAA
- a CDS encoding MATE family efflux transporter: MIEKGKLTDGNILKALTKLALPIMATSFGQMAYNITDMFWIGKLGSDSVAAVGTAGFFTWFAVAFITISKIGAEVGVAQSIGKNDIKDTKGYIRSSIQLNIIFSIIYGFMIFFLRNSLIGFFDLPKADVVNMSTDYLMIISFGIPFYFINPVFTAIFNGSGDSNTPFKINIIGLISNIILDPLFIFGIGPLISFGVKGAAIATVISQILVTILFIYSIKGRIEIFNDIKFFKNIEITYIKKITKMGMPPAIQSGLFTFFSMLIARILAGFGAAPIAVQKVGSQIEAISWMTAGGFSSALSAFVGQNYGSKKFKRIKEGYFTGLLMVGIIGVLATLILIFGGKLIMKQFFIEKDVIAEGAIYLRILGVSQIFMTIEIATAGAFNGLGRTLPPSLVGIILTGLRVPFAMILSSDDLLGLNGVWWSISISSVFKGLLLMTWFIIILKKFIYPKINLEQKVYKDTLSK; the protein is encoded by the coding sequence TTGATAGAAAAGGGAAAATTAACAGATGGAAATATTTTAAAGGCTTTAACAAAGCTAGCATTACCTATTATGGCTACTTCTTTTGGTCAAATGGCTTATAATATCACTGATATGTTTTGGATAGGTAAGTTAGGTAGTGATTCTGTAGCAGCAGTAGGAACAGCTGGGTTTTTCACTTGGTTTGCTGTTGCATTTATAACAATATCAAAAATTGGTGCAGAAGTAGGAGTAGCACAATCAATAGGTAAAAATGATATAAAAGATACTAAAGGATATATAAGAAGTTCAATACAATTAAATATTATATTTAGTATTATATATGGCTTTATGATATTCTTTCTTAGAAATAGTCTTATAGGATTTTTTGATTTACCAAAGGCAGATGTAGTCAATATGTCAACAGATTATTTAATGATAATTTCATTTGGTATACCATTTTACTTTATAAATCCTGTGTTTACTGCAATTTTTAATGGAAGTGGTGATAGCAATACTCCATTTAAGATAAATATAATAGGCTTAATTTCTAATATTATATTAGATCCATTATTTATATTTGGAATAGGACCTTTAATTAGTTTTGGAGTAAAGGGAGCTGCAATAGCTACTGTTATATCTCAAATTTTAGTTACAATATTATTTATATATAGTATAAAAGGTAGAATTGAAATATTTAATGATATTAAATTTTTCAAGAATATAGAAATTACATATATTAAAAAAATTACTAAAATGGGTATGCCTCCTGCTATTCAAAGTGGATTATTTACCTTTTTCTCTATGCTTATAGCTAGAATACTTGCAGGATTTGGTGCTGCTCCTATTGCAGTACAAAAGGTGGGGTCACAAATTGAAGCTATTTCATGGATGACAGCAGGTGGATTTTCATCTGCATTATCTGCATTTGTAGGTCAAAATTACGGCTCTAAAAAGTTTAAAAGGATAAAAGAAGGATACTTTACTGGTCTTTTAATGGTTGGAATTATAGGAGTTCTTGCTACATTAATATTGATTTTTGGTGGAAAACTTATAATGAAACAATTTTTTATTGAAAAAGATGTTATAGCAGAAGGAGCAATATATTTAAGAATATTAGGAGTATCTCAAATATTTATGACTATAGAAATAGCAACTGCAGGAGCATTTAATGGTCTTGGTAGAACATTACCACCATCTTTAGTGGGAATAATACTTACAGGTCTTAGAGTTCCTTTTGCTATGATTTTATCTTCTGATGATTTATTAGGTCTTAATGGTGTATGGTGGAGTATAAGTATTAGCAGTGTATTTAAAGGCTTACTTCTTATGACTTGGTTTATAATTATTCTTAAAAAGTTTATTTATCCAAAGATTAATCTTGAACAAAAAGTGTATAAAGATACATTATCAAAATAA
- a CDS encoding alanine/glycine:cation symporter family protein, which translates to MDLFSESLKNISDFLWGTPLLILLLGTGIFLSIKLKFIQLFKFRASFKSLFSKSDNEGDISPFQALTTALAASIGTGNIVGVATAIAAGGPGALFWMWVTAFFGMATKYAEAVLAIKYRVKKEDGEIAGGPMYYIEKGLGKKWLGKTFAFFAVIASFGIGNTVQSNSIADALNNSFNISPLITGLVIALLTGLVIIGGIKNIGKVTGVLVPFMAGAYILGCFVILLVNIDTLPDAFKLIFSDAFTGSAAAGGFAGSTVMYAIKSGVARGVFSNEAGLGSAPIAQAAAQTESPASQGLIAMLDTFIDTIIVCTFTGLVIISTGAWSSGLNGAELTSEAFNKGLPGPGGFIVSFGIIFFAFSTILGWSYYGEKCLEYLFGSKSIKYYRVIFVIAIVIGATAKLKLVWFLADIMNALMAAPNLIGLIGLSSIVVLETKKYFNKSKL; encoded by the coding sequence ATGGATTTATTTTCAGAGAGTTTAAAGAATATTAGTGATTTCTTATGGGGTACTCCATTACTCATATTATTACTAGGAACCGGTATATTTTTAAGTATTAAATTAAAGTTCATACAATTATTTAAGTTTCGTGCATCATTTAAAAGTTTATTCTCGAAAAGTGATAATGAAGGAGACATATCTCCTTTTCAGGCTCTTACAACAGCTTTAGCAGCATCAATTGGTACAGGTAATATAGTTGGAGTTGCTACAGCAATAGCAGCAGGAGGACCTGGAGCATTATTTTGGATGTGGGTTACAGCATTTTTTGGTATGGCTACTAAATATGCAGAAGCAGTTCTTGCTATAAAGTATAGAGTAAAGAAGGAAGATGGAGAAATAGCTGGTGGACCTATGTATTATATTGAAAAAGGATTAGGAAAGAAATGGCTTGGAAAAACATTTGCATTTTTTGCTGTAATAGCTTCATTTGGAATAGGTAATACTGTACAATCCAATTCTATAGCAGATGCATTAAATAATAGTTTTAATATATCTCCATTAATTACAGGATTGGTAATAGCTCTTTTAACAGGACTTGTAATAATAGGTGGAATAAAAAATATAGGAAAGGTAACAGGTGTTCTAGTACCCTTTATGGCGGGAGCATATATATTAGGATGTTTTGTTATATTATTAGTTAATATAGATACCTTACCTGATGCATTTAAGCTAATTTTTTCAGATGCATTTACGGGAAGTGCAGCAGCAGGTGGTTTCGCAGGTTCTACAGTTATGTATGCTATAAAAAGTGGTGTTGCAAGAGGAGTTTTTTCTAATGAAGCTGGACTTGGTAGTGCTCCTATAGCACAAGCAGCTGCTCAAACTGAATCTCCTGCAAGTCAAGGTCTTATTGCTATGTTAGATACATTTATAGACACGATTATAGTATGTACATTTACAGGACTTGTAATAATAAGCACAGGAGCTTGGTCATCTGGATTAAATGGAGCGGAATTAACAAGTGAAGCATTTAATAAGGGACTTCCAGGACCTGGAGGTTTTATAGTATCATTTGGTATAATCTTCTTTGCATTTTCTACAATATTAGGATGGAGTTATTATGGAGAGAAATGTTTAGAATACTTATTTGGAAGTAAATCTATTAAATATTATAGAGTAATTTTTGTTATAGCAATAGTAATAGGTGCTACTGCTAAACTTAAGTTAGTATGGTTTTTAGCAGATATAATGAATGCACTTATGGCAGCACCAAACCTAATTGGACTTATTGGATTGAGTAGTATAGTTGTCCTTGAAACAAAAAAATATTTTAATAAAAGCAAATTGTAA
- a CDS encoding GNAT family N-acetyltransferase, whose protein sequence is MSIKKLILETKRLNLKRLDESFVDIILDFNIRNKNFLSEFEPKKHSDYYTIDYHKQMIKDEIKKIENGTLQKFYIFEKGNDEVIIGSVALSNIVMGGFLSCFLGYKTDKDKLNRGYMTEAINEVIRYAFDIIGLHRIEANIMPRNKPSIRVVEKLGFIDEGISKKYLNINGVWEDHIHMVLLNEKLE, encoded by the coding sequence ATGAGTATAAAAAAATTAATTTTAGAAACAAAAAGGTTAAATTTGAAAAGATTAGATGAAAGTTTTGTAGATATTATTTTAGATTTTAATATTAGAAATAAAAATTTTTTATCTGAATTTGAACCGAAAAAACATAGTGATTATTATACTATAGATTATCATAAACAAATGATAAAAGATGAAATTAAAAAAATAGAAAATGGTACTTTACAAAAATTTTATATATTTGAAAAGGGGAATGATGAAGTTATAATAGGAAGTGTTGCTTTATCTAATATTGTAATGGGAGGATTTTTATCCTGTTTTTTAGGATATAAAACAGATAAAGATAAATTAAATAGAGGTTACATGACAGAAGCAATTAATGAAGTTATAAGATATGCTTTTGACATCATTGGTCTTCATAGAATTGAGGCTAATATAATGCCTAGAAATAAACCATCAATTAGAGTAGTAGAAAAATTAGGATTTATAGATGAAGGGATATCGAAAAAGTACTTAAATATAAATGGAGTATGGGAAGATCATATTCACATGGTATTGCTAAATGAAAAATTAGAATAA
- a CDS encoding GNAT family N-acetyltransferase, whose amino-acid sequence MIIRKYDKKDLEEILQLFYNTVHNINIKDYTLEQVNTWAPKIPEKKKWEKFLYGNKTFVAVINQKIVGFSDLREDGYLNTMYVSKNHQDQEIATTLLRRIEQEAQNLNISKLTTEASITAKDFFKKRGFNIVEKQNKKHNNMVFVNYIMEKNI is encoded by the coding sequence ATGATAATAAGAAAATATGATAAGAAAGATTTAGAAGAGATACTTCAGTTATTTTATAATACAGTTCACAATATAAATATAAAAGATTATACATTAGAACAAGTAAATACTTGGGCACCGAAGATACCAGAAAAGAAAAAATGGGAAAAATTTTTATATGGAAATAAAACATTTGTAGCAGTTATTAATCAAAAAATTGTAGGATTTAGCGATTTAAGAGAAGATGGATATCTTAATACTATGTATGTTTCAAAAAATCATCAAGATCAAGAAATTGCAACTACACTTTTAAGGAGGATTGAACAAGAAGCTCAAAATCTAAATATCTCTAAATTAACTACAGAAGCAAGTATTACAGCAAAAGACTTTTTTAAAAAAAGAGGATTTAATATAGTCGAAAAACAGAATAAAAAACATAATAATATGGTATTTGTTAATTATATTATGGAAAAAAATATTTAG